The following proteins are co-located in the Brachybacterium sacelli genome:
- a CDS encoding DUF559 domain-containing protein, which produces MLVRRGYPEPETNRPICDPVTGTRYWIDLAYAHWKIAIEYDGEHHFTLEQKRKDHGKDELLHREGWSVLRMTVDDHRDPRNFFALLDESIRSADTADLKN; this is translated from the coding sequence ATGCTCGTGCGCCGAGGGTATCCGGAGCCCGAGACCAACCGTCCGATCTGCGATCCCGTCACCGGCACGCGGTACTGGATCGATCTCGCCTATGCGCACTGGAAGATCGCCATCGAATACGACGGCGAGCACCACTTCACCCTTGAGCAGAAGCGCAAGGATCATGGCAAGGACGAGCTGCTGCACCGTGAGGGATGGTCGGTGCTGCGAATGACCGTGGACGACCATCGGGACCCGCGAAACTTCTTCGCCCTCCTGGATGAGAGCATCCGGTCAGCGGACACCGCCGATCTCAAGAACTGA
- a CDS encoding FAD-dependent oxidoreductase, with translation MSFSQQPFRLAVIGSGPAGVYAAETLLRAPQVKNGELEVSIDLFDRMPTPFGLIRYGVAPDHPRIKGIITALHRILGRGDIRFLGDVEFGTDLTAEDLRAHYDAVVFATGALKDADLDVPGIELEGSHGAADFVAWYDGNPDYPRTWELDAEKVAVIGNGNVALDVARVLSKSADELLRTEIPANVHEGLQAAKTTDVHVFGRRGPAQTKFSPLEARELAHPHGLQVVMDPRDVEQITDAEWEVITADKRTDQVTRTFVGWLEEQQQREETGEEPTDKHGGPVNRRLHMHFWHRPVEVLGEDGKVTGMRFERTRLDDEGRVEGTGEFVDYELGAVYRAVGYHGSELPGIPYDAERGVIHNAAGRVTGPDGAVVPGMYANGWIKRGPVGLIGATKSDAIETVTSLLEDIEAGTLTPAPERDGDAILRLLEDKGVPFTTWDGWMSLDEHEKALGAAAVDADGEPRARVKVVEREEMVSVSRSGMPEPSHS, from the coding sequence ATGTCCTTCTCCCAGCAGCCCTTCCGCCTGGCCGTCATCGGTTCCGGCCCCGCCGGTGTGTACGCCGCCGAGACTCTGCTCCGCGCCCCGCAGGTCAAGAACGGGGAGCTCGAGGTCTCGATCGACCTGTTCGACCGCATGCCGACGCCGTTCGGGCTGATCCGCTACGGTGTCGCCCCTGATCATCCGCGGATCAAGGGCATCATCACGGCCCTGCACCGCATCCTCGGTCGCGGCGACATCCGTTTCCTCGGTGACGTCGAGTTCGGCACCGATCTCACGGCGGAGGATTTGCGCGCCCATTACGACGCGGTCGTCTTCGCCACCGGAGCCCTCAAGGACGCCGACCTCGACGTCCCCGGCATCGAGCTGGAGGGCTCCCACGGCGCAGCCGACTTCGTCGCCTGGTACGACGGCAACCCGGACTACCCCCGCACCTGGGAGCTCGACGCCGAGAAGGTCGCCGTGATCGGCAACGGCAATGTCGCCCTCGACGTGGCGCGGGTGCTGTCCAAGAGCGCCGACGAGCTGCTGCGCACCGAGATCCCCGCCAATGTCCACGAGGGCCTGCAGGCCGCGAAGACCACCGATGTGCACGTCTTCGGCCGCCGCGGCCCCGCGCAGACCAAGTTCTCCCCGCTCGAGGCGCGCGAGCTCGCCCACCCCCACGGCCTGCAGGTCGTCATGGACCCCCGAGACGTCGAGCAGATCACCGACGCCGAGTGGGAGGTCATCACGGCGGACAAGCGCACCGACCAGGTCACCCGGACTTTCGTCGGTTGGCTCGAGGAGCAGCAGCAGCGCGAGGAGACGGGCGAGGAGCCGACGGACAAGCACGGCGGCCCCGTCAACCGCCGCCTGCACATGCACTTCTGGCACCGGCCCGTCGAGGTGCTCGGCGAGGACGGCAAGGTCACCGGGATGCGCTTCGAGCGCACCCGCCTGGACGACGAGGGCCGCGTCGAGGGCACCGGCGAGTTCGTCGACTACGAATTGGGCGCGGTCTACCGTGCCGTCGGCTACCACGGCTCCGAGCTGCCCGGCATCCCTTACGACGCCGAGCGCGGCGTGATCCACAACGCCGCCGGTCGCGTCACGGGACCCGACGGCGCGGTCGTGCCCGGCATGTACGCCAACGGCTGGATCAAGCGCGGACCGGTGGGGCTGATCGGCGCCACCAAGTCCGATGCGATCGAGACGGTCACCTCGCTGCTCGAGGACATCGAGGCCGGCACGCTCACTCCCGCGCCCGAGCGGGACGGCGACGCGATCCTGCGCCTGCTCGAGGACAAGGGCGTGCCGTTCACGACCTGGGACGGTTGGATGTCCCTGGACGAGCACGAGAAGGCCCTCGGTGCCGCCGCGGTGGACGCCGACGGCGAGCCCCGTGCCCGCGTCAAGGTCGTCGAGCGCGAGGAGATGGTCTCCGTCTCCCGCTCCGGCATGCCGGAGCCCTCCCACTCCTGA